From one Streptomyces sp. ICC1 genomic stretch:
- a CDS encoding TetR/AcrR family transcriptional regulator has translation MGHREDLLEGAKKCLVEKGFVRTTARDIVKASGANLASIGYHYGSKDALMTEAFIAVIQDWGDQFTAGVRGEGGSLERFRSVWDGVHSGRAESGPIWAASMEVALTPDRLPELRTMLAASQGEGRKGLVSMFTGVAEEDLGEEDLRTTGAFYQALLNGFMLQWLFDPASAATPADLTEGMRRAVEAMAKAAPADGPAAGGEAASGA, from the coding sequence ATGGGACATCGCGAAGACTTGCTGGAAGGCGCCAAGAAGTGCCTGGTCGAGAAGGGTTTCGTGCGCACGACCGCACGCGACATCGTCAAGGCCTCCGGTGCGAACCTGGCCTCGATCGGCTACCACTACGGCTCCAAGGACGCCCTCATGACGGAGGCGTTCATCGCCGTCATCCAGGACTGGGGCGACCAGTTCACGGCCGGGGTGCGGGGGGAGGGCGGCTCGCTCGAGCGCTTCCGCTCGGTCTGGGACGGGGTGCACTCCGGGCGTGCGGAGTCCGGCCCGATCTGGGCGGCGAGCATGGAGGTCGCGCTGACCCCGGACCGGCTGCCCGAGCTGCGGACGATGCTCGCGGCCTCGCAGGGGGAGGGGCGCAAGGGGCTCGTCTCGATGTTCACCGGTGTCGCGGAGGAGGACCTCGGCGAGGAGGACCTGCGGACCACCGGCGCGTTCTACCAGGCCCTGCTGAACGGCTTCATGCTCCAGTGGCTCTTCGACCCCGCCTCGGCCGCGACGCCGGCGGACCTGACCGAGGGCATGCGGCGGGCCGTGGAGGCGATGGCGAAGGCGGCCCCGGCGGACGGACCGGCGGCCGGGGGCGAGGCCGCGAGCGGGGCCTGA
- a CDS encoding MFS transporter: MTNPAARPAGRREWIAFTVLLLPLLLVSMDVSVLYFAIPAITRELDPSATQQLWIFDSYAFALAGLLITMGSLGDRIGRRKLLLAGAAAFGLASVGAAYATSAEMLIAARVLLGIGGATLMPSTLALIRNLFQDDRQRGKAIAIWSGAMTGGIALGSVMSGVMLNHFWWGSVFLVNVPAMLLLLALVPVLVPEFKDPAPGRFDLLSVPLSMAAVLPVVYALKEIAAEGPTPLRAGCLAVGLAFGYAFVRRQRTRDDAMVSRALFQGRGFGAGIGLNTIAAFAMMGSAYFTTQYLQSVLGMGTLEAALWSLAPSVAIGAAAPVSAVLAHKTDRAYVIAGGFVLAAAGFALIGLVSTDSLWLLLTGAGVLACGIVTVMSLVSDMALGAAPAEKAGSAASLLETGQEFGGALGMAVLGSLGTAVYRSDLAGSEPAVRETLGGAVAAARQLGGEAGGQVLTLAREAFVHGMQYAAWGGTVLLLAAAVLAAALLRGRGAQAPAAAAAEPARAGEALAH, encoded by the coding sequence ATGACGAACCCCGCAGCGCGTCCGGCCGGTCGCCGGGAATGGATCGCCTTCACCGTTCTCCTGCTCCCCCTGCTCCTGGTCTCGATGGACGTCTCCGTCCTCTACTTCGCCATCCCGGCCATCACCCGGGAGCTCGACCCCAGCGCCACCCAACAGCTCTGGATCTTCGACAGCTACGCCTTCGCCCTGGCCGGCCTGCTGATCACGATGGGCTCCCTGGGCGACCGGATCGGGCGCCGCAAGCTGCTGCTGGCCGGCGCGGCCGCCTTCGGACTCGCCTCCGTCGGCGCCGCCTACGCCACCAGCGCCGAGATGCTCATCGCGGCCCGCGTCCTGCTCGGCATCGGCGGCGCGACCCTGATGCCGTCCACCCTCGCCCTCATCCGCAACCTCTTCCAGGACGACCGGCAGCGCGGCAAGGCCATCGCGATCTGGTCCGGTGCCATGACCGGCGGCATCGCACTGGGATCGGTGATGAGCGGGGTGATGCTGAACCACTTCTGGTGGGGCTCCGTCTTCCTGGTCAACGTGCCCGCGATGCTGCTCCTGCTCGCCCTGGTCCCCGTGCTGGTCCCCGAGTTCAAGGACCCCGCCCCCGGCCGCTTCGACCTGCTGAGCGTGCCGCTGTCCATGGCCGCGGTACTGCCGGTGGTCTACGCCCTCAAGGAGATCGCCGCCGAGGGCCCCACCCCGCTCCGCGCCGGCTGCCTCGCCGTCGGCCTGGCCTTCGGGTACGCCTTCGTCCGCCGCCAGCGCACCCGTGACGACGCCATGGTCTCCCGGGCCCTCTTCCAGGGCCGGGGCTTCGGCGCCGGCATCGGCCTGAACACGATCGCCGCCTTCGCCATGATGGGCTCGGCCTACTTCACCACCCAGTACCTGCAGTCGGTGCTCGGCATGGGCACCCTGGAAGCCGCCCTCTGGAGCCTGGCCCCCTCGGTCGCCATCGGCGCCGCCGCCCCGGTCAGCGCCGTCCTCGCCCACAAGACCGACCGGGCGTACGTCATCGCCGGCGGCTTCGTCCTCGCCGCCGCCGGGTTCGCCCTGATCGGCCTCGTCTCCACCGACTCGCTGTGGCTGCTGCTGACCGGCGCGGGGGTCCTCGCCTGCGGCATCGTCACCGTGATGTCGCTGGTCTCCGACATGGCGCTCGGCGCCGCCCCCGCCGAGAAGGCCGGCTCGGCCGCCTCCCTGCTGGAGACGGGCCAGGAGTTCGGCGGCGCCCTCGGCATGGCCGTCCTGGGCAGCCTCGGCACCGCCGTCTACCGCTCCGACCTGGCCGGCTCCGAGCCCGCCGTCCGGGAAACGCTCGGCGGAGCGGTGGCCGCCGCCCGGCAGCTCGGCGGCGAAGCCGGCGGACAGGTCCTGACCCTGGCCCGGGAGGCCTTCGTCCACGGAATGCAGTACGCGGCCTGGGGCGGTACGGTCCTGCTGCTCGCGGCGGCGGTGCTCGCCGCGGCCCTGCTCCGGGGCCGCGGAGCCCAGGCCCCGGCCGCGGCCGCGGCGGAGCCGGCCCGGGCCGGCGAAGCCCTCGCGCACTGA
- the serA gene encoding phosphoglycerate dehydrogenase has protein sequence MSSKPVVLIAEELSPATVDALGPDFEIRHVNGADRAELLPAIVDVDAILVRSATKVDAEAIAAAKKLKVVARAGVGLDNVDVSAATKAGVMVVNAPTSNIVTAAELACGLLVATARNIPQANTALKNGEWKRNKYTGVELSEKTLGVVGLGRIGVLVAQRMSAFGMKIVAYDPYVQPARAAQMGVKMLSLDELLEVADFITVHLPKTPETLGLIGDEALHKVKPSVRIVNAARGGIVDEAALYSAIKEGRVAGAGLDVYAKEPCTDSPLFELDQVVCTPHLGASTDEAQEKAGVSVAKSVRLALAGELVPDAVNVQGGVIAEDVRPGLPLAEKLGRIFTALAGEVAVRLDVEVCGEITQHDVKVLELSALKGVFEDVVDETVSYVNAPLFAQERGVEVRLTTSSESPDHRNVVTVRGTLSDGQEVSVSGTLVGPKHLQKIVGIGEYDVDLALADHMIVLRYADRPGVVGAVGRILGEAGLNIAGMQVARAEEGGEALAVLTVDAEAPVNVLADIATEIGAVSARTVSLG, from the coding sequence GTGAGCTCGAAACCTGTCGTACTCATCGCCGAAGAGCTGTCGCCCGCCACGGTGGACGCGCTCGGTCCGGACTTCGAGATCAGGCACGTCAACGGTGCCGACCGCGCGGAGCTGCTCCCCGCGATCGTCGACGTCGACGCGATCCTCGTCCGCTCCGCGACCAAGGTCGACGCCGAGGCCATCGCCGCCGCCAAGAAGCTGAAGGTCGTCGCCCGTGCGGGTGTCGGTCTGGACAACGTCGACGTGTCCGCCGCCACCAAGGCCGGCGTGATGGTCGTCAACGCCCCGACCTCCAACATCGTCACGGCCGCCGAGCTGGCCTGCGGCCTCCTCGTCGCCACCGCCCGCAACATCCCGCAGGCCAACACCGCTCTGAAGAACGGTGAGTGGAAGCGGAACAAGTACACGGGTGTCGAGCTCAGCGAGAAGACCCTGGGTGTCGTCGGCCTCGGCCGCATCGGCGTCCTGGTCGCCCAGCGCATGTCGGCCTTCGGCATGAAGATCGTCGCGTACGACCCCTACGTGCAGCCCGCGCGCGCCGCCCAGATGGGCGTCAAGATGCTGTCGCTGGACGAGCTCCTCGAGGTCGCCGACTTCATCACCGTGCACCTGCCCAAGACCCCCGAGACCCTCGGTCTCATCGGGGACGAGGCCCTGCACAAGGTGAAGCCGTCCGTGCGCATCGTCAACGCCGCCCGCGGCGGGATCGTGGACGAGGCCGCGCTGTACTCGGCCATCAAGGAGGGCCGCGTCGCCGGCGCCGGACTCGACGTGTACGCGAAGGAGCCCTGCACGGACTCCCCGCTGTTCGAGCTCGACCAGGTCGTCTGCACCCCGCACCTCGGCGCGTCCACGGACGAGGCCCAGGAGAAGGCCGGCGTCTCGGTCGCCAAGTCGGTGCGCCTCGCGCTCGCCGGCGAGCTCGTGCCGGACGCGGTCAACGTCCAGGGCGGCGTCATCGCCGAGGACGTCCGGCCGGGCCTGCCGCTCGCCGAGAAGCTCGGCCGCATCTTCACCGCCCTCGCGGGCGAGGTCGCGGTCCGCCTCGATGTCGAGGTCTGCGGCGAGATCACCCAGCACGACGTCAAGGTGCTCGAACTCTCCGCGCTCAAGGGTGTCTTCGAGGACGTCGTCGACGAGACGGTCTCCTACGTCAACGCCCCGCTGTTCGCGCAGGAGCGCGGTGTCGAGGTCCGCCTGACCACCTCGTCGGAGTCCCCGGACCACCGCAACGTGGTGACCGTGCGCGGCACCCTGTCGGACGGCCAGGAGGTCTCGGTCTCCGGCACGCTCGTGGGTCCCAAGCACCTGCAGAAGATCGTCGGCATCGGCGAGTACGACGTGGACCTGGCGCTCGCCGACCACATGATCGTCCTGCGTTACGCCGACCGCCCCGGCGTGGTCGGCGCCGTCGGCCGCATCCTCGGCGAGGCCGGCCTGAACATCGCGGGCATGCAGGTCGCCCGCGCCGAGGAGGGCGGCGAGGCGCTCGCCGTCCTCACGGTCGACGCCGAGGCCCCGGTGAACGTCCTCGCGGACATCGCCACCGAGATCGGCGCGGTCTCGGCCCGCACGGTCAGCCTCGGCTGA
- the ilvC gene encoding ketol-acid reductoisomerase, which translates to MAELFYENDADLSIIQGRKVAVIGYGSQGHAHALSLRDSGVDVVVGLHEGSKSKAKAEEQGLKVLPVAEAAAWANVIMILTPDPLQAEIYAESIEQHLEEGDALFFGHGFNVRYGFITPPANVDVALVAPKGPGHLVRRQYEEGRGVPCIAAVEQDFTGSAFALALSYAAGIGGTRAGVIKTTFTEETETDLFGEQAVLCGGASALVKAGFETLTEAGYQPEIAYFECLHELKLIVDLMYEGGLEKMRWSVSETAEWGDYITGPRIITDATKAEMKKVLAEIQNGEFANTWMAEYKAGLPKYNEYKKADEAHLLETTGKKLRKLMSWVDNDES; encoded by the coding sequence GTGGCCGAGCTGTTCTACGAGAACGACGCCGACCTGTCCATCATCCAGGGCCGCAAGGTCGCGGTCATCGGTTACGGCAGCCAGGGCCACGCCCATGCGCTGTCGCTCCGTGACTCCGGCGTCGACGTCGTCGTCGGCCTGCACGAGGGCTCGAAGTCCAAGGCCAAGGCCGAGGAGCAGGGCCTGAAGGTCCTGCCCGTCGCCGAGGCGGCGGCCTGGGCGAACGTCATCATGATCCTGACCCCGGACCCGCTCCAGGCCGAGATCTACGCCGAGTCCATCGAGCAGCACCTGGAAGAGGGCGACGCGCTCTTCTTCGGCCACGGCTTCAACGTCCGCTACGGCTTCATCACGCCCCCGGCCAACGTGGACGTCGCCCTGGTCGCCCCGAAGGGCCCGGGCCACCTGGTCCGCCGCCAGTACGAGGAAGGCCGCGGCGTGCCCTGCATCGCCGCCGTCGAGCAGGACTTCACCGGTTCCGCCTTCGCGCTCGCGCTCTCGTACGCGGCCGGCATCGGCGGCACCCGCGCCGGCGTCATCAAGACCACCTTCACCGAGGAGACCGAGACCGACCTGTTCGGTGAGCAGGCCGTCCTCTGCGGTGGCGCCTCCGCCCTGGTCAAGGCCGGTTTCGAGACCCTGACCGAGGCCGGCTACCAGCCGGAGATCGCGTACTTCGAGTGCCTGCACGAGCTGAAGCTCATCGTGGACCTCATGTACGAGGGCGGCCTGGAGAAGATGCGCTGGTCGGTCTCCGAGACCGCCGAGTGGGGCGACTACATCACCGGTCCCCGCATCATCACGGACGCCACCAAGGCCGAGATGAAGAAGGTCCTCGCGGAGATCCAGAACGGCGAGTTCGCCAACACCTGGATGGCCGAGTACAAGGCCGGCCTGCCGAAGTACAACGAGTACAAGAAGGCCGACGAGGCGCACCTGCTCGAGACCACCGGCAAGAAGCTGCGCAAGCTGATGAGCTGGGTCGACAACGACGAGAGCTGA
- the ilvN gene encoding acetolactate synthase small subunit, which produces MSKHTLSVLVENTPGILARIAALFSRRGFNIDSLAVGVTEHPDISRITIVVNVEDLPLEQVTKQLNKLVNVLKIVELEQHNAIERELVLVKVRADNETRSQIVEIVQLFRAKTVDVSPEAVTIEATGGTDKLGAMLKMLEPFGIKELVQSGTIAIGRGGRSITDRSLRALDRSA; this is translated from the coding sequence ATGTCCAAGCACACGCTCTCCGTCCTGGTCGAGAACACGCCCGGCATCCTCGCCCGGATCGCCGCGCTGTTCTCCCGACGGGGGTTCAACATCGACTCCCTCGCGGTCGGTGTCACCGAGCACCCCGACATCTCGCGCATCACCATCGTCGTGAACGTCGAGGACCTCCCGCTGGAGCAGGTGACCAAGCAGCTCAACAAGCTGGTCAACGTGCTCAAGATCGTCGAGCTGGAGCAGCACAACGCCATCGAGCGCGAGCTCGTCCTGGTGAAGGTCCGCGCCGACAACGAGACGCGCTCGCAGATCGTCGAGATCGTCCAGCTGTTCCGCGCCAAGACCGTCGACGTCTCCCCGGAAGCCGTCACCATCGAGGCCACGGGCGGCACCGACAAGCTGGGCGCGATGCTCAAGATGCTGGAGCCCTTCGGCATCAAGGAGCTCGTCCAGTCCGGCACGATCGCCATAGGGCGCGGCGGCCGGTCCATCACGGACCGCAGCCTGCGCGCGCTCGACCGCAGCGCCTGA
- a CDS encoding acetolactate synthase large subunit has translation MPMTEQATGAHHPQPRARTGGHQSAAVEHVTGAQSLIRSLEEVGCDTVFGIPGGAILPAYDPMMDSKKVRHILVRHEQGAGHAATGYAQATGKVGVCMATSGPGATNLVTPIADAHMDSVPLVAITGQVSSKAIGTDAFQEADIVGITMPITKHNFLVTKAEDIPRTIAEAFHIASTGRPGPVLVDIAKDALQAKTTFSWPPAQDLPGYRPVTKPHAKQIREAAKLICQAKRPVLYVGGGVMKAGATAELKVLAELTGVPVTTTLMALGSFPDSHPLHVGMPGMHGAVTAVTALQKADLLIALGTRFDDRVTGKLDSFAPFAKIIHADIDPAEIGKNRVVDVPIVGDAREVIADLIQAVQAEHTEGHAGDYSAWWKDLSRWRDTYPLGYEKPSEDTLSPQQVIQRIGQMAPEHTIYAAGVGQHQMWASHFVNYEEPRTWLNSGGAGTMGYAVPAAMGAKVGMPDRTVWAIDGDGCFQMTNQELTTCALNNIPIKVAIINNGALGMVRQWQTLFYNQRYSNTVLHADETGQDTAVGSQLGESSAPRKGTRVPDFVKLSEAMGCVALRCEDPADLDRVIAEANAINDRPVVVDFIVHEDAMVWPMVAAGTSNDEVMAARGVRPDFGDNEDD, from the coding sequence ATGCCGATGACCGAGCAGGCCACCGGGGCCCACCATCCGCAGCCGCGGGCCCGTACCGGCGGACACCAGTCCGCCGCAGTTGAGCACGTCACGGGTGCGCAGTCCCTCATCCGCTCTCTCGAAGAGGTGGGGTGCGACACCGTCTTCGGCATCCCGGGCGGCGCCATCCTCCCCGCGTACGACCCGATGATGGACTCCAAGAAGGTCCGTCACATCCTGGTCCGCCACGAGCAGGGGGCCGGCCACGCCGCCACCGGCTACGCGCAGGCCACGGGCAAGGTCGGCGTCTGTATGGCCACGTCCGGCCCGGGCGCCACGAACCTGGTCACCCCGATCGCCGACGCGCACATGGACTCCGTCCCGCTCGTCGCCATCACCGGCCAGGTCTCCTCCAAGGCGATCGGCACGGACGCCTTCCAGGAGGCGGACATCGTCGGCATCACGATGCCGATCACCAAGCACAACTTCCTCGTCACCAAGGCCGAGGACATCCCGCGGACGATCGCCGAGGCCTTCCACATCGCCTCGACCGGCCGCCCCGGCCCGGTCCTGGTCGACATCGCCAAGGACGCCCTGCAGGCGAAGACCACCTTCTCGTGGCCGCCCGCCCAGGACCTCCCGGGCTACCGGCCGGTCACCAAGCCGCACGCCAAGCAGATCCGCGAGGCCGCCAAGCTCATCTGCCAGGCCAAGCGCCCGGTCCTGTACGTCGGCGGCGGCGTCATGAAGGCCGGCGCGACCGCCGAGCTGAAGGTCCTCGCCGAGCTGACCGGCGTTCCGGTCACCACCACCCTGATGGCGCTGGGCTCCTTCCCCGACAGCCACCCGCTGCACGTGGGCATGCCCGGCATGCACGGCGCGGTCACCGCCGTCACCGCCCTGCAGAAGGCCGACCTGCTGATCGCGCTCGGCACCCGCTTCGACGACCGCGTCACCGGCAAGCTGGACAGCTTCGCCCCGTTCGCCAAGATCATCCACGCGGACATCGACCCGGCCGAGATCGGCAAGAACCGCGTCGTCGACGTCCCGATCGTCGGTGACGCCCGCGAGGTCATCGCCGACCTGATCCAGGCGGTCCAGGCCGAGCACACCGAGGGCCACGCCGGCGACTACAGCGCCTGGTGGAAGGACCTCAGCCGCTGGCGCGACACGTACCCGCTGGGCTACGAGAAGCCCTCGGAGGACACGCTGTCGCCCCAGCAGGTCATCCAGCGCATCGGCCAGATGGCCCCCGAGCACACCATCTACGCGGCGGGCGTCGGCCAGCACCAGATGTGGGCCTCGCACTTCGTCAACTACGAAGAGCCCCGCACCTGGCTCAACTCCGGCGGCGCCGGAACCATGGGCTACGCGGTCCCGGCCGCGATGGGCGCCAAGGTCGGCATGCCCGACCGCACGGTCTGGGCGATCGACGGCGACGGCTGCTTCCAGATGACCAATCAGGAACTGACCACCTGTGCGCTGAACAACATCCCGATCAAGGTCGCGATCATCAACAACGGTGCGCTGGGCATGGTCCGCCAGTGGCAGACCCTCTTCTACAACCAGCGCTACTCCAACACCGTGCTGCACGCGGACGAGACGGGCCAGGACACGGCGGTCGGCTCCCAGCTCGGCGAGTCCAGCGCCCCCCGCAAGGGCACCCGCGTCCCGGACTTCGTCAAGCTGTCCGAGGCCATGGGCTGCGTGGCACTGCGCTGCGAGGACCCGGCCGACCTGGACCGGGTCATCGCCGAGGCCAACGCGATCAACGACCGTCCGGTCGTCGTCGACTTCATCGTCCACGAGGACGCCATGGTGTGGCCGATGGTCGCCGCCGGCACCTCGAACGACGAGGTCATGGCCGCCCGGGGCGTCCGTCCCGACTTCGGCGACAACGAAGACGACTGA
- a CDS encoding EAL domain-containing protein, producing MQLLLAVVSSGYGVGAALGWGSKELADFMGDFGLSAAGLLAAVSCFTYARAIDSRERPAWLLFAFSSLMGSCGNAVWGWYEVVLGESVPKPSIADFAFLCFAPPAIVGLLVLAKRPVTRAGWVCLGLDSWLIGGSLLTLSWSLALAHAARTAQTGAPGSVPRAALSLAYPLLDIALVSMVLVLHFRRSETNRSAVNTAIAALSLTVLSDALFTSPLLSAEYQSGQLLDAGWFAGSLLLAYAPWGARRLHQGPESVAHARAERPHSRPITGSLPALTPYLAAAVCTLGILYNVVDGRKVDRVVVFTGCTVVLALVIRQGIMLLDNIALTQELAQKENHFRSLVQGSSDVIMIAAPTGTLRYVSPAAAGVYGREAEELVGTELAALIHPDDLGRVVHEVRRFLAAPPAEEPTTRIECRFKSGEGEWLNVESTVNRHQGGLILNSRDVTERVRLQAQLQHSAEHDPLTDLPNRALFTRRVRQALTGRRAGDHSTAVLFIDLDGFKAVNDTIGHQAGDELLVEAARRLQDSVRSGDTAARLGGDEFAALILGDGSRDRSAREYLVHEIADRLRTTLSQPYRISGSEVRVAASIGVAFADPGITPSDLMRNADLAMYRAKAGGKDRVEMYAPQMQAEVVRKAELAGRLRTALHEGEFALLHQPVVSLATGEISAVAAQARWRSAQGILFTPAEFLRVAEYSEGGHPGHPALPDASRTAELGRWLLEEAVGQAAERHRAGHDVPVAVRMTAQRLLDRSMPLGSVEALLTRNGLPSGALVLELAVSDPRVPFDDLERRLAALRRLGVLIALDGFGSGYAAISALRRLPVDMLKLDRGLVEGVVESARLHKITAGLLRIANDLGMQSVAEGVDLPEQVLALRAMGCTHGQGMAFSGPLDEYRLRRALVRGTFPVPGGAAQPALAGGSPGGSMAIHRGSHNETPVPPA from the coding sequence ATGCAGCTCCTCCTCGCGGTGGTCAGCAGCGGGTACGGCGTGGGCGCCGCCCTCGGCTGGGGCTCCAAGGAACTCGCCGATTTCATGGGCGACTTCGGGCTCAGCGCCGCCGGGCTGCTGGCGGCAGTCTCCTGCTTCACGTACGCGCGGGCCATCGACAGCCGCGAGCGCCCGGCCTGGCTGCTGTTCGCGTTCTCCTCGCTCATGGGCAGCTGCGGAAACGCCGTCTGGGGCTGGTACGAGGTGGTCCTCGGTGAGAGCGTGCCGAAGCCCTCCATCGCGGACTTCGCCTTCCTCTGCTTCGCACCGCCCGCCATCGTGGGCCTGCTCGTCCTCGCCAAGCGCCCCGTCACCAGAGCCGGCTGGGTCTGCCTCGGGCTCGACTCCTGGCTCATCGGCGGCTCCCTGCTCACCCTCTCCTGGAGCCTGGCCCTCGCCCACGCGGCGCGCACCGCCCAGACCGGGGCCCCCGGCAGCGTCCCGCGTGCGGCCCTCTCGCTGGCCTATCCGCTCCTGGACATCGCGCTCGTCTCGATGGTGCTGGTGCTGCACTTCCGCCGCTCCGAGACCAACCGCTCCGCCGTGAACACCGCCATCGCGGCCCTCTCGCTGACCGTGCTCAGCGACGCGCTGTTCACCTCGCCCCTGCTCAGCGCCGAGTACCAGTCCGGCCAGCTCCTCGATGCGGGCTGGTTCGCCGGCTCGCTCCTCCTCGCGTACGCGCCCTGGGGCGCCCGCCGGCTCCACCAGGGCCCCGAGTCCGTCGCCCACGCGCGCGCCGAGCGGCCGCACAGCCGCCCCATCACCGGCTCCCTGCCCGCCCTGACCCCGTACCTCGCGGCGGCCGTCTGCACCCTCGGCATCCTCTACAACGTGGTGGACGGCCGGAAGGTCGACCGGGTCGTCGTCTTCACCGGCTGCACGGTCGTCCTCGCCCTCGTCATCCGGCAGGGCATCATGCTCCTCGACAACATCGCGCTGACCCAGGAGCTGGCCCAGAAGGAGAACCACTTCCGCTCCCTGGTCCAGGGCTCCAGCGACGTCATCATGATCGCCGCGCCCACCGGGACCCTGCGCTACGTCAGCCCCGCCGCCGCCGGGGTCTACGGCCGCGAGGCGGAGGAGCTGGTCGGCACCGAGCTGGCCGCCCTGATCCACCCCGACGACCTGGGCCGCGTCGTCCACGAGGTGCGCCGCTTCCTGGCCGCCCCGCCCGCCGAGGAGCCGACCACCCGCATCGAGTGCCGGTTCAAGTCCGGCGAGGGCGAGTGGCTCAACGTGGAGTCCACCGTCAACCGCCATCAGGGCGGGCTCATCCTCAACAGCCGCGACGTCACCGAGCGGGTCAGGCTCCAGGCGCAGCTCCAGCACAGCGCCGAGCACGACCCGCTCACCGACCTCCCCAACCGGGCCCTGTTCACCCGCCGGGTCCGCCAGGCCCTGACCGGCCGGCGGGCCGGGGACCACAGCACCGCCGTGCTCTTCATCGACCTCGACGGCTTCAAAGCGGTCAACGACACCATCGGCCACCAGGCGGGCGACGAACTGCTCGTCGAGGCGGCCCGCCGGCTCCAGGACTCGGTCCGGTCCGGGGACACCGCGGCCCGCCTCGGCGGCGACGAGTTCGCCGCGCTGATCCTGGGCGACGGCAGCCGCGACCGCAGCGCCCGCGAGTACCTGGTCCACGAGATCGCCGACCGGCTGCGCACCACGCTTTCCCAGCCCTACCGGATCTCCGGCAGCGAGGTCCGGGTCGCGGCCAGCATCGGCGTGGCCTTCGCCGACCCCGGCATCACCCCTTCGGACCTCATGCGCAACGCGGATCTCGCGATGTACCGGGCCAAGGCGGGCGGCAAGGACCGGGTCGAGATGTACGCGCCGCAGATGCAGGCCGAAGTCGTCCGCAAGGCGGAGCTGGCCGGGCGGCTGCGCACCGCGCTGCACGAGGGCGAGTTCGCGCTGCTCCACCAGCCCGTGGTCTCCCTGGCCACCGGCGAGATCTCGGCCGTGGCGGCGCAGGCCCGGTGGCGCTCCGCCCAGGGGATCCTGTTCACGCCCGCCGAGTTCCTGCGGGTCGCCGAGTACAGCGAGGGCGGCCACCCGGGCCACCCGGCCCTGCCGGACGCCTCGCGCACCGCCGAGTTGGGGCGGTGGCTGCTGGAGGAGGCCGTCGGGCAGGCCGCCGAGCGGCACCGGGCCGGGCACGACGTACCCGTGGCCGTCCGGATGACCGCGCAGCGGCTGCTGGACCGGTCGATGCCGCTGGGCTCGGTGGAGGCCCTCCTCACGCGCAACGGGCTGCCGTCGGGGGCGCTCGTCCTGGAGCTCGCCGTGTCCGACCCCAGGGTGCCCTTCGACGACCTGGAGCGGCGCCTGGCGGCGCTGCGGCGGCTCGGGGTCCTGATCGCCCTCGACGGCTTCGGCAGCGGCTACGCGGCCATCAGCGCGCTGCGCAGGCTCCCGGTGGACATGCTCAAGCTCGACCGGGGCCTGGTCGAGGGCGTCGTCGAGTCCGCTCGCCTCCACAAGATCACCGCAGGTTTGTTGCGTATCGCAAACGACCTGGGCATGCAGTCGGTGGCGGAGGGCGTGGACCTGCCCGAGCAGGTGCTGGCCCTGCGCGCGATGGGCTGTACGCACGGGCAGGGGATGGCCTTCTCGGGCCCTCTCGACGAGTACAGGCTGCGGCGGGCGCTCGTGAGAGGTACGTTCCCAGTACCGGGCGGTGCGGCCCAGCCAGCATTGGCCGGTGGTTCCCCAGGGGGCTCGATGGCCATCCACAGAGGCTCACATAATGAGACGCCCGTCCCACCCGCTTGA